The sequence CTCGCCGCGCAGACGCCAGGTGGTGTCCAGGCAGAGGGCCAGACGTTCCAGCAGGCTCTGCTTCTCACCGGTGTCCCAGAACGCGACCTGTTCCTTAAGGATCTGTAAATCCCCTGTCTCCTTGATGTAGTGGCACACGGCATAGGGCAGCCAGAGGTGGTCGTCGTAGAAATCTTTCCCGTCCCCCGAACGAGTGAGCGGGAAATAGTTATGCAGCGCGATCCCGTCGCTGTACACGCAGTTCGCCATCTGGAGCAGGCGCGTGCGGGCCAGTCGCGGGTCGATGTGCGCCGCGCCCATCGTGTCCTGCAGGGTGTCGCGGAACCCCAGCCCGCGTCCCGCGCCCCACTCATAGCTCGATATCGAGCGCGAAAGCTGGGCGGTCATGTAGCTGTTGTACTGGTTCCAGGTGTTCACGCAGGGATCGAAATCCTGCACCGCTGGGGTGACCGCGTGCAGGGCGCCCAGACGGCCGTTCCAGGCGGAGCGCACCCCGGCCAGGGCGTGCTCGATAGTCTCCAGGCTGTGGGCCAGTTCCAGGTGCGAGTACATCTCCTCCAGGCTGTCACCCATGGCCAGCACGAACGCGAATTTCACTTTCCGGCCCGGCGCGAGGTTCCAGGCGTGGGTCAGCCCGCAGATCGGGTAGTCGCCCACGCCTTCGAAGTTGGTGTCCTGCCCGGTCTCGACCACCAGCGGGTTGGCCTCGCTGCGGTAGATCCCGCCCAGGAACTGCTGGCGCTCGGTGTTGAACCCCACCGGCTTTTCGCTGGAGGTGAACCCGGCGAAATGCTTGACCCAGTGCATGTCATCCAGCCCCGTGCCCACGTCGTTGTAGCTGTCGTGCACTATCACGCCGTCCTTATGGTAATAGCGGGCGCACTTGGGGCAGTTGTCCAGGTTGAGCAGGTCGCGCATCGCGCCCCAGAAATTGAACTCGGCGTAGGAGTAGGTGTTGATCCGTCGCGGCGCGGCGCCACGGTTCTCCAGCTCGACCAGCCAGACCTCGGCCGGATGCTGCGGCGGCACGAAATAGGTGATGCTCGATGCGATCCCGTGGTATTCGCTCTCTATAGTCTGGACGTTCAGTCCCACCCGGCAGCGGTAGCTGAAACTCTCCAGGGGCTTGAGCACCGGGGCCCAGGTGGCCGACCAGTAGTCGCCGTCCTCCATGTCGCGCAGGTAGAGGTAGCGTCCCGGACGGTCGGCGGGGACGCCGTTGAAGCGGTAGCGCAAGAGGCGTCTGAACTTGGCGCTGCGGTGGTAGCTGGGGCCGCCCCCGGTGTGGCTGATCAGGGCGCAGTAGTCCTGGTCGTTGATCAGGTAGTTGTACCAGGGCTGGGGCGTGTCGGGCCGGGTGATGACGTACTCGCGGGCCTGTTCGTCGAAATAGCCGTACTTGCCTTCGGCGATGCGCATCGGGTGTTCCTTTCGCTGCAGAATGGCGGCCACTGAATGAATGGCGTTTGGTTTTCGTGATCTGTTTACGGCCTTTGCCGACCGGCTTGACAAGTTAGCGGCGACCGCCGCCCCTGGCAAGGGCCAGGAGAGCGTTTATCGGCTTGCGCCTGGCCGGATAAGAGCTTATTATCATCCTGGCAACTGAGCAAGAGCGCCGGGCAGCGGACCCCCGCAACCCGGAGGCTGTCTAAACCTGTTGCGGGAGGCGGGACAATGGTCACCGGAATAGTCCTTATGAACCTGGAGCGCGATAAAATAAACGCGGCGGCCGAGAAAGTCACCCAGATCGAGGGCATCACCGAGGTGTTCTCGGTCGGAGGGCACTACGACCTGGTGGCGATAATCCGGGCCCGGGACAACGAGCAGTTGGCCGATATCGTGACCGACAAGATGCTCAAGGTGGATGGAATTCTGCACTCGGAAACCATGATCGCGTTCAAGGTGTACTCGCGACACGACCTGGAGCGCATGTTTTCCATAGGCATGTGAGATCCCTCCGGGTTGACGGTTTCGCGGCTGCCGGCGGTATTCGGCTGCTTGGCGAAGTGTTCTGAAGAACCTTAACCGGCGGAGGCGGAATTTGTCAAGCCCGAGCGGCGGATGCCAGCGGGTGGGGTGAGCGCGGGTGAGAGAACCCTCGAATTTCTGAGGGCCGCGAAAGCCTCAGGGCAACGCAAGCGTGGCTTGCGTGGAGAGCAAAACCGGGCCACTGGTTGTAACTCATTGCAGGGAGTGCTCCTGCGTTAAGGGCGGCGGGGACGGAAAAGCGGGCACGTGTTTTGCCAAATGTAAATTCGGAGCATTCCGAAGGACTTGGAATCGAACCGGAGCGACGATGAAACTGGGTGCAACATACGGTCTGACGGTCCTGCTGGCTGTTCTCGGCGTGCAGATTGCCCCGTTGAGCGCCGCCGGCGGCGGCTCCGATCTGGAGGCCCTGCGTCGCGGCTATTCCGCGGCTGCAGACAGCCTGGCCGCTCAGCGCGCCCGCCGCGATTCGCTTTCGGCGCGGCTGGAGCGGGTCTCGGCCGAGGTGGCGCGCCTGAAACAGGGTGTGGCGCAGGACATGTTCTCGCCGGTGGAGCAGTACCGTCTGGGCGAGAGCCTGCGTGCGGGCAAGTCCCTGGCCGACAGCCTGGACCGTCTGAATGTGAGACTGAGCGCATTGGAACGTCGGACCGGGACGGCCCGCGAGGCGCTCCGGCGGGGCCTCGGCGAGCGGATCGAAAGCCTGGGCCGTCAGCCGGACAGCCGCGGCCAGATAGTGATCCTGCGCCGTGAGCGCGAGTCCCTGGCCGCCGGG comes from bacterium and encodes:
- a CDS encoding Lrp/AsnC ligand binding domain-containing protein, with the protein product MVTGIVLMNLERDKINAAAEKVTQIEGITEVFSVGGHYDLVAIIRARDNEQLADIVTDKMLKVDGILHSETMIAFKVYSRHDLERMFSIGM